From a region of the Procambarus clarkii isolate CNS0578487 chromosome 18, FALCON_Pclarkii_2.0, whole genome shotgun sequence genome:
- the LOC138365787 gene encoding lysozyme c-1-like gives MRMWSWVTVAVVAALVGTSSGKVFTKCELARVLTNTYRMSRTLVKNFVCLAQYESSFNTAATNKNTNGSRDYGIFQINDKYWCQGGIRTTNYCNIQCSSLLNSNIADDVACAQRIYKQQGFKAWYAWRSHCKNMDLDRYISQCF, from the exons ATGAG gatGTGGTCGTGGGTGACGGTGGCGGTGGTGGCCGCTCTGGTGGGGACGTCCTCAGGAAAGGTGTTTACCAAGTGCGAACTGGCCAGAGTGCTGACCAACACATACCGCATGTCCCGCACCCTCGTCAAGAACT TTGTGTGTCTCGCGCAGTACGAGTCCAGCTTCAACACGGCCGCTACTAACAAGAACACCAACGGCAGTAGAGACTATGGCATCTTCCAGATCAACGACAAGTACTGGTGTCAAGGCGGCATTAGAACGACCAATTACTGCAACATCCAGTGTTCAA gccTACTGAACAGCAACATTGCCGATGACGTCGCCTGTGCTCAGAGAATCTACAAGCAGCAAGGATTCAAAGCCTG GTACGCCTGGAGGAGCCACTGCAAGAACATGGATCTGGATAGGTACATATCCCAGTGTTTCTAG